The Strigops habroptila isolate Jane unplaced genomic scaffold, bStrHab1.2.pri NW_022045577.1_ctg1, whole genome shotgun sequence genome has a window encoding:
- the LOC115602840 gene encoding protein XAP5 CIRCADIAN TIMEKEEPER-like, with amino-acid sequence MKKGNTMQQFLQKALEILRKDFSELRSAGVEQLMYIKEDLIIPHHHSFYDFIVTKARGKSGPLFNFDVHDDVRLLSDATVGEGRVARREGGAAELVREEQTHLPREPVGSPTTREEVGQVHDPMSPPEPRQGGLGPSPHLLPAKCGAGGGGAPPPTLLFNVRINPPSFIPNLCFYLGGGRSRMGGLAPNWGWGGKGGHCPPQ; translated from the exons ATGAAGAAGGGCAACACGATGCAGCAGTTCCTGCAGAAGGCGCTGGAGATCCTGCGCAAGGACTTCAGTGAGCTACG ctcGGCCGGGGTGGAGCAGCTGATGTACATCAAGGAGGATCTGATCATCCCCCAC CACCACAGCTTCTACGACTTCATTGTCACCAAGGCGCGGGGCAAGAGCG ggCCCCTCTTTAACTTCGACGTCCACGACGATGTCCGGCTCCTGAGCGACGCCACCGTTGGAGAAGGACGAG TCGCACGCCGGGAAGGTGGTGCTGCGGAGCTGGTACGAGAAGAACAAACACATCTTCCCCGCGAGCCGGTGGGGAGCCCTACGACCCGAGAAGAGGTGGGACAAGTACACG ATCCGATGAGCCCCCCAGAGCCCCGACAAGGGGGGCTGGgcccctccccccacctcctgcccGCcaagtgtggggctgggggggggggcgcccctccccccacccttcTTTTCAATGTGCGAATAAACCCCCCGAGTTTCATCCCAAATTTGTGCTTctatttgggggggggaaggagtaGAATGGGGGGGCTGGCCCCAaactgggggtggggaggaaaggggggtCACTGCCCCCCCCAGTGA